The sequence GCGTAGGTCAATTTATCTAAGTTAATAATTTCTGCCATTTCCTGGGAGCGGGCGTAAAGGATGAAGTTCGATCCAATAAACCCACTACCGCCTGTCACCAAAATCTTTCCCATCATGGACTCGCTGACCAGAAATTAAAATACTACAAAAGAATCATAGTTCAAAATTGGCAAAATGGGATAAAAAATTAAGATTGCCAATATATAGCAGTTCTATTTGATTTGCAAACAAAAATTTTTCAGAACCAAATACGGGGGCGGTGCCCCTGCGACCCCTGTTCTAAACTCAGTGAGGATGACTATAGCAGTCCCACTTGATTAGCGAACCAAAATTCTCCAGAACCAAGGACGGAGCATTGCCCTGCGACCTTAGAATCTTTAATTAAATTATTCCGAAATTTTGGTGCATAGATTGCCTTATAATCAAGCGTAATTCGTTGCTGAAGTATCCCGGTGCGGAAACTACTTCCGGCATTCTGCGCTTTTGCCTTGGGTTGGGGTTGGATGGGGCGTGCCTGGGCACAACCGCCAGTGATTTTCACCTGGAATGGGATTTTGGACATCACTGAGGAGGAATGCGTCCGCCGCTCCCAGCAAATGTTACGCCAGCAGGGTTTGTTCAATGTGCAAATTCAGGACATTCACATTACATTGATGGGGAAACCAACCGGGTGAGCGTTAGCATTGCCTGTTTCGGAGGGAGCCAGTCCACCCTAGTCTTTATCATCGTTGCCGCCCCTACCCCCGAGGAGGCCCGAGTGATGCGGGATGCCCTGAGCCGGAATTTTTAACCGCCGAGGTAAGCAGGGGAATGTTACAGTAATTTAATAGTTAGTTACAACATTGAATAAGTGGAATCCATGCGGGCATTAGTGGCGGGGGCGACTGGGGCAACCGGGCGGAGGATTGTGGAAGAATTGGTGCGGCGGGATATGCCGGTGCGGGCGGGGGTGCGGGACGTAGAACGGGGTCGCCGGATGTTACCCCCCCAGGTGGAGGTGGTTTACGCCGATGTCACCCAACCCCGTACCCTAGGGGCGGCGATGGCAGGCTGTACGGTCGTGCTTTGTGCCACGGGTGCCCGTCCTTCCTTTAATGTCACGGAACCTTGGGCGGTGGACTGTTGCGGGACGCAAAACCTGGTGGATGTGGCCAAAATCCAGGGCGTAGCGCATTTCGTGCTGGTGTCTTCCCTATGCGTGTCCCAGTTTTTTCACCCCTTGAATTTGTTTTGGTTTATTTTGTACTGGAAAAAGCAAGCAGAATTGTATTTACAAAATAGTGGTTTGACCTATACGATTGTGCGCCCCGGGGGACTCCTGAATGAGAATATCCCCGGTGGCTTGGTGATCCAGGGTGCTGATACGCTTTTTGAGGGGCGGATTCCCCGACAGAGGGTGGCGCAGGTGTGTGTGGAGGCGTTGCACCAACCGGCGGCTCGGCAAAAAATTGTGGAGGTGATCACCCGCCCGGAACAACCGGAATCTCCGCCGGAGTCCTGGTTTTCACAGGTTGCCGTTGCGGGCCACCAGTAGAAAAATCACCGCTGGCCCGGCCAGTACCACCAACGCAATCAAGACTAACTGCACCAACAATTCCCAGTTATCCAGCAGTGCGGACATAGGACATTCTCCCAGATGAACATCAGCCATTTTAGGAGAAGCGGGTTACAGCCGGGGTAAACGCTACAAAATGTTATAAAAAAGTTAGCCCAATGGGACGGGTGTGAGGAATTGGCATGGTACGGGTCGGGCGATGGCTGGTCTGCATCCTCCTGGCTGTGGTCGCTTTGGTGGCAACTCAGGCGGTGGGCTGGTGGCAACCATCACTGACACCCACCCTAGTGAGCCAACTTTCGCCCCTGCCTGCTGGGCCGGGGTTATGCCCCCCGAATTTATCCCCCGCCAAGTCCTGGCCGGCGTATCATCCCCCCGAAGAGGTGGCTCCTGCCCATCCCAGTAATTACGGTCTGCGGCATCGGTTGGACGTGTGGGGGCAACCGGCGGAGTACCCCCCCTTGATCGTTTTGCATGAAACCGCTGGCTCGGCGGACGGGGCGATTGCTATGTTTCAAAAAGACCATACGGGGCGGGATGACCGGCAGGTGAGTTACCATGTCCTGATTCGCCGGGATGGTACGGTGGTCTGGGTTGTGCCGCCGGAATTGCGGGCCTATGGGGCGGCTCCTTCCGCTTTTCGGGGGCAGGCGGTGAAAACCAACCCGAAAGGGGTGTTTTCGGTGAATAATTTTGCCTACCACATTTCCTTTGAGTCCCCGGTGGATGGCTATTATCGCCCGCCGGATGTCCCCCAACCTACCCCGACCCCCAGTGCGAGTCCCAAGGCGACCACAGCCACCCCGACCCCTGCGCCCACGCCGGTGAATCCCCTGGTCCACAGCGGTTACACGGATGCCCAGTACCAGTCCTTGGCTTGGGTGATTGCCAAAACCTGCGTGCCCTGGGAACGGATCACGACCCACAAGGCGGTGGACACTTCCGGTTCGCGCGCTGACCCCCGCAGTTTTGATTGGCAGAAATTTCGCCGCTATTTGCACCAGTATCCCCGACGGCGGGAAATCTTTTTTGGGTTTAATAATGAGTGAATCGGTGGCTAACTCCGGCGCAGGTCATCCCGCATTTCCCTCAGACCGGCGGAAAAATCATCAAACCAGCCCCGGCGTTTGAAAAAGATCACTAAGGCTATGGCAATCACCAGCATCAACCCCAGGGCAAAGGGATACCCCCAATACCAATCTAATTCCGGCATATTCCAAGGGGATTTGTCCGGGTCAAAATTCATCCCATACACCCCAGCAATAAACGTTAAAGGGATAAAAATAGTGGAAATGACGGTGAGAAATTTCATAATTTCATTCATTTTATTGCCAATCGCCGACAGATACACATCCATCAAACTTGAGGCCACTTCCCGATAGGTTTCCACAATGTCCATCACCTGCACCGTGTGGTCATAACAATCCCGCAAATACACCCGCACGTCCGCCCCAAAAAAATCCCCCGCATCCCGGATCAAACTGTTCATCGCATCCCGCAGGGGCCAAATCAACCGCCGCAAACTGAGCAAATCCCGTTTCAGTTGGTGAATCTCCGCCAAGGTCGCCCGGGTGGGCTGGAGCACCACCTCGTCTTCTAATTCTTCCAATCGCTCCCCGTACAGTTCTAAAACCGGAAAAAAACCATCCACAATCGTATCCAAAAGGGCGTAGGTGAGGTAGTCCACCCCATAGTTGCGAATCATGCCTTTGCCAGTGCGAATCCGTTCCCGTACCGAATGAAAGGTATCCCGTTCTCCCTCCTCTTGGACGGTTACTAAATAACCCCGCAGACCCACAATAAAACTCACCTGTTCCGTTTCAAAACCATAGCCGGATTCTTTTGGGGTAACCATACGGGTAATGAGCAACAAATGATCCGGATATTGTTCCACTTTGGGGCGTTGGGGGACGTTGACCACATCTTCCAAGGTCAAGGGATGCAAACCAAACACCTGCCCCAATTCCCGAAAAATCTCCTCCGCACCCAAGCCCCGCACATCCAACCAGGAAACGGACGGGCTATCCAGGTAGGGCACGCATTCCCGGGGACGGGTCAGGAGTTGCCGGGTGGCCTGTTGCGAGGTGTAATCAATTAAAACCAATTCCGGCGGGGGAGCCTCCGGGTCAATGGTGAGCGTGCCGGGGGCATCACCGGGGTCATCGTAGTAATAATCAATGTACGATTCATCCCCCCAGGCGGACTCCTGACTCCGGGGAGCATGGGTGGGGTTAACCTGGGGACTCATGGCAAATGGCTAAGATATGCCCCTGTACTATAACGGTTTCGGCGCATCGGCCCAACCCCGCACCAATTTTGCCACAAAAAACCCATCCATATCATGCCGTTGCGGCCAAAAGGTGACGGTGTGGGTGTGGGGGTCAAGGGCAGAGCTTAGCTCCGCAGGCAGTACGGGGGGCACTACCGCCCAACCTGGATGTCGTGCCAAAAAGGTTTGCATCTGCTGTAGGTTCTCCTGGGGGTTGAGGGTGCAGGTGGCATAGACCAAAATTCCCCCCGGTTTGACCCAAGTCGCCGCCGCTTGGAGTAATTCCTGTTGCGTTTGTACTAAAGGGGTTACATCCTGGGTTGCCCACCGCCAACGGGCTTCGGGATGACGGTGCAGGGTTCCCCAGCCACTACAGGGCACATCCAACAATACCCGGTCAGCCAACCCCTGCCAATCCCCAAAGGAGCGAGCATCCCCCAGGCGATAGCGCACACAGGTCAGCCCCAACCGCTGGACATTCTCCTGCACCTGGGCTAACCGTTGGGCACGGATGTCCGCCGCCCAGACCACCCCCCGATCTCCCATCAATTCAGCGATATGGGTGGTTTTGCCCCCAGGCGCGGCACAGGCATCCATCACCGTTTCCCCCGGTTGCGGGTCGAGGATCAGGCTCACCCATTGCGCCGCCGCATCCTGCACCAGCCAATGCCCTTCCCGGAACCCCGGCCAGTCCGTCACTCGCCCGCCATCGGTCACCTTGATCCCTTGGGGTAGATGGGGCACCGCCGCCGCTTTGATCCCCACCTGCTGGAATTGTATTAATAAAGTATGTATATCCGTCCGCAGGGGATTCACCCGCAGATACATCTCTGGGGCTTGGTTGAACCATTGGCACAACTGCGCCGTTTCCGTTGCTCCCACCTGGGTTAGCCAGGTTGCCACCAGCCGCACTGGATAACTGTATTGCCGTGCCAGCGCTCGGACGGGTTCTGCCGGTAACTTGAGGGGAAATTGCCGGGGATGATGACCCGCCAGGCGGAGATAATTTCGCAAAACCGCATTCACCAAACCCACCCAGCGGCGACCCACCGTTTGCCCCACCCATTCCACAGTGGTATCCACAGCGGCAAAATCGGGAATCTGCTGGCAAAAGTGCAACTGGTACAGCCCCACCTGCAACCACCACCGCACGGGGGTAGGCGGCGACCGGGGCACCAACTGGTCAATCACCGCATTCAAAAAACCCCGCTGGCGGGTCACCCCACAGACCAATTCCATTAACAAGCGCCGGTCAG comes from Synechococcus sp. C9 and encodes:
- the rsmB gene encoding 16S rRNA (cytosine(967)-C(5))-methyltransferase RsmB, yielding MRKLSARSIPADPRYLAWLALGDIATGQCTDQVLAKYLTDDLALPDRRLLMELVCGVTRQRGFLNAVIDQLVPRSPPTPVRWWLQVGLYQLHFCQQIPDFAAVDTTVEWVGQTVGRRWVGLVNAVLRNYLRLAGHHPRQFPLKLPAEPVRALARQYSYPVRLVATWLTQVGATETAQLCQWFNQAPEMYLRVNPLRTDIHTLLIQFQQVGIKAAAVPHLPQGIKVTDGGRVTDWPGFREGHWLVQDAAAQWVSLILDPQPGETVMDACAAPGGKTTHIAELMGDRGVVWAADIRAQRLAQVQENVQRLGLTCVRYRLGDARSFGDWQGLADRVLLDVPCSGWGTLHRHPEARWRWATQDVTPLVQTQQELLQAAATWVKPGGILVYATCTLNPQENLQQMQTFLARHPGWAVVPPVLPAELSSALDPHTHTVTFWPQRHDMDGFFVAKLVRGWADAPKPL
- a CDS encoding photosystem II reaction center protein Ycf12 is translated as MLDNWELLVQLVLIALVVLAGPAVIFLLVARNGNL
- the corA gene encoding magnesium/cobalt transporter CorA; translation: MSPQVNPTHAPRSQESAWGDESYIDYYYDDPGDAPGTLTIDPEAPPPELVLIDYTSQQATRQLLTRPRECVPYLDSPSVSWLDVRGLGAEEIFRELGQVFGLHPLTLEDVVNVPQRPKVEQYPDHLLLITRMVTPKESGYGFETEQVSFIVGLRGYLVTVQEEGERDTFHSVRERIRTGKGMIRNYGVDYLTYALLDTIVDGFFPVLELYGERLEELEDEVVLQPTRATLAEIHQLKRDLLSLRRLIWPLRDAMNSLIRDAGDFFGADVRVYLRDCYDHTVQVMDIVETYREVASSLMDVYLSAIGNKMNEIMKFLTVISTIFIPLTFIAGVYGMNFDPDKSPWNMPELDWYWGYPFALGLMLVIAIALVIFFKRRGWFDDFSAGLREMRDDLRRS
- a CDS encoding peptidoglycan recognition family protein, producing the protein MVRVGRWLVCILLAVVALVATQAVGWWQPSLTPTLVSQLSPLPAGPGLCPPNLSPAKSWPAYHPPEEVAPAHPSNYGLRHRLDVWGQPAEYPPLIVLHETAGSADGAIAMFQKDHTGRDDRQVSYHVLIRRDGTVVWVVPPELRAYGAAPSAFRGQAVKTNPKGVFSVNNFAYHISFESPVDGYYRPPDVPQPTPTPSASPKATTATPTPAPTPVNPLVHSGYTDAQYQSLAWVIAKTCVPWERITTHKAVDTSGSRADPRSFDWQKFRRYLHQYPRRREIFFGFNNE
- a CDS encoding NAD(P)H-binding protein, encoding MRALVAGATGATGRRIVEELVRRDMPVRAGVRDVERGRRMLPPQVEVVYADVTQPRTLGAAMAGCTVVLCATGARPSFNVTEPWAVDCCGTQNLVDVAKIQGVAHFVLVSSLCVSQFFHPLNLFWFILYWKKQAELYLQNSGLTYTIVRPGGLLNENIPGGLVIQGADTLFEGRIPRQRVAQVCVEALHQPAARQKIVEVITRPEQPESPPESWFSQVAVAGHQ